A single Pyxicephalus adspersus chromosome 8, UCB_Pads_2.0, whole genome shotgun sequence DNA region contains:
- the APOBEC4 gene encoding LOW QUALITY PROTEIN: putative C->U-editing enzyme APOBEC-4 (The sequence of the model RefSeq protein was modified relative to this genomic sequence to represent the inferred CDS: substituted 1 base at 1 genomic stop codon), producing the protein METVFQEFSGYHGTLVKPNYWLYPNQNCSKCPYHIRTGEESRVTYKEFYEAFGFPYGPTMHEDQQLIFFEIKSFNGAILQKGHATSCAASNLHAESILFQKHGYLDSFLYQHDSVGYITLYANFTPCNEYGHYCISQIYDLLIKYSQMRLDIYFSQLYHVDISSPSAVWNRDALKSLAAHWPRVTLNPLSDXIWKTVLCAFVQEVPETTLNQPILPIRASADRHNAYMIHVITGIKPYFVEDPPVTQPEETRRQPNYQGHKVKSVTSQPPNGFNQFSPFFVPQISFVPAFQSQKELMTKPKQVVRHLNMPMISIEDTNRRKFERNARKGNVVSSTEQTEWGNNKESTKNRRKKKKK; encoded by the coding sequence ATGGAAACGGTATTTCAAGAATTTTCTGGATATCATGGAACTTTAGTCAAACCAAATTACTGGCTTTATCCAAACCAAAACTGTTCCAAATGTCCTTATCATATCAGAACAGGAGAGGAATCAAGAGTTACCTACAAAGAATTTTATGAAGCATTTGGATTTCCATATGGGCCAACAATGCATGAAGACCAACaacttatattttttgaaataaaatcCTTTAATGGAGCAATACTACAGAAAGGTCACGCTACTAGCTGTGCTGCTTCTAACCTTCATGCAGAATCCATTTTGTTTCAAAAACATGGTTACCTGGATTCATTTCTTTATCAACATGATTCAGTTGGCTACATAACTCTTTATGCCAACTTTACACCTTGCAATGAGTATGGCCACTACTGCATTAGCcaaatatatgatttattaatcaAATATTCACAAATGCGTTTAGACATCTATTTTTCACAACTGTATCATGTAGATATTAGCTCTCCCTCTGCTGTCTGGAACAGAGATGCATTAAAAAGCCTTGCTGCTCATTGGCCTCGAGTAACACTAAATCCACTAAGTGATTAAATTTGGAAAACGGTTCTTTGTGCCTTTGTGCAAGAAGTTCCAGAGACAACATTGAATCAGCCTATTTTGCCTATTCGAGCATCTGCAGATAGACACAATGCATACATGATCCATGTTATTACAGGAATTAAGCCATACTTTGTGGAAGATCCTCCTGTAACTCAACCTGAAGAAACAAGACGCCAGCCAAACTATCAAGGACATAAGGTGAAATCCGTAACTTCGCAGCCTCCAAATGGCTTCAAccaattttctcctttttttgttccACAAATATCATTTGTACCTGCCTTTCAAAGCCAAAAAGAACTGATGACCAAACCTAAACAAGTTGTCCGTCATCTTAACATGCCTATGATCTCGATTGAGGATACAAATAGGAGGAAATTTGAACGTAATGCCAGGAAAGGTAATGTGGTTTCAAGTACAGAGCAAACAGAGTGGGGAAACAATAAAGAAtcaacaaaaaacagaagaaaaaaaaagaaaaagtaa